Genomic window (Deltaproteobacteria bacterium):
AGAGCTTCCAGACGCAGCCGGGGGGATCGGACCCCAACAAGCGTATCACCGAGATGGAAACCGACGGCGTGAGCGCGGAGGTCCTTTTCCCGACCTATCTGCTGCCGCACTTCGCCATGGACGACGCCAAGCTGCAGGAAGTGTCGTTCCGCGCCTACAACGACTGGGTCATGGATTACTGCTCGGTGGCGCCGAACCGGCTGGTGGGCGTGGCCGCCATCTCCATGTACGACATCGACCACGCGGTGGCGGAGCTCGAACGCGCCGCCAAGGCGGGGCTCAAGGGCTCGCTCATCTGGCAGGCGCCGCACGCGGACCTGCCGTTCCGCTCCGACCACTACGAGAAGTTCTGGGCGGCGTCCGCGGACCTCGAACTGCCGGTGCACCTGCACATCCTCACCGGCCACGGCTACCACAAGCAGACGGTGTTCGGGAACAAGCGCATCGGCGTCGAGCCCTACCGCGGCAGCGTCAACCTGAAGCTCCAGGAGATCATCAACGCGGTCTTCGACTTCATCTTCTACGGCATCATGGAGCGCCATCCCAAGCTCAAGTTCGTGTGCGTCGAGAACGAGATCGGCTGGATGCCGTTCATGCTGCAGCAATGGGACTACTACTGGAACCGCTTCAAGGGGGAGAACCCGATTTCCATCACCAAGAACCCGAGCGAGTATTTCGTCGACCAGTTCTACGGCACGTTCTTCCGCGACACGGTCGCCGGGCACAACTTCGAGTGGTGGGGCCAGGACAACTGCATGTGGTCCAACGACTACCCGCACGCCAACTCCACGTGGCCGGAGTCGAAGCGCTACATCGACCGCGACCTCGGCCACCTGCCGTCGGACATCCGGAAGAAGCTGGTCTACACCAACGTCAGGAACCTCTACCAGCTCGACATTCCTCATCCCGTACAGTAACGCGAAAGCCGCCCTCCGCGAGGGCGGCTTTTCTTTTCCATCGGGGACGAGCGCGGCGTGGCCGGCAGGCCGCGCGCGTGCGCTTCCCGCAAGCAAGGGGCAAGCTCATGGCAAGGAACGGCTTCAAGGTATTCGATAGCGACATGCACATCATGGAACCAACGGACCTGTGGTCTCGGTACATGCCGCCGGAGTTTCAGGCACAGGCTCCGCTGGGACGGACGTCCGAGAACGTTCGGGACTTGGGGCTAAGCTTCCCCGACAAGGCGGCTGAAGTGCGCCGCACCGGCACGGAGGAGCATCGCGGCCGCAACTACGAGAAGAACCAGAACACCTACCGCGACCACTCTGGGAGGGGCTGGACCGGTGAGGTGCAGCTCGAGGCCATGGACGTGGAGGGCATCGACGCCGCGGTGCTGTTTCCGACCAGGGGCCTCCATGTGCTCACCTTTCCGGGACACACGCCGCAATTCGCCGCGGCTCTTGCGCGGGCCTACAACGACTGGCTCCACGACTTTTGCCGCGCCGATCCGAACCGGCTGTTCGGCGCCGGCATGATCTCGGTCTACGACATCAACGACGCGGTGGAGGAGACCCGCCGGGTGGTGGGCGAGTACGGCTTCCGCACGGTCTTCCTGAGGTCCAACGTCGTCAACGGCAAACCCCTGCACGACCCGTACTACGAGCCCCTGTGGAATACCCTGGAGGAGTTGGCCCTCCCCATCGGGTTCCACGAAGCCACGACTTCCCGCGCGGCCCAGGCCGGCGAGCAGTTCGAGCCCAACTTCGGCCTGAGGCGCGTCTATTCCCAGCCCTTGGAGCAGATGATGGGGCTCGGGAGCTTTGTTGGCGGCGGCGTGCTCGCGCGTCATCCCAGGCTTCGGGTGGCATTCCTGGAAGCCAACTGTTCGTGGCTGCCGTGGCTTCTCTGGCGCTTCGACGAGGGTTTCGAGCGGGAGGGCGACGTTTACATGCCCGATCTGGACCGGAAACCCAGCGACTACTTCAAGGACCAATGCTGGATTTCCATCGAGCCGGACGAGACCCCGGCGCGGTTCACCATCGAGGAGTTCGGCTACGACCAACTCGTCTTCTCCACCGACTACCCTCATGGCGACTCCAAGTATCCTCACGCGGTGGAAGGGTTCCTGGAGCTCGACCTGTCCGACGAGGCGAAGCGCAAGATCCTGTGGGACAACTGTGCGCGGTTTTACGGTTTTGACTAATCAAGTCGAATAAACGGACTACCCGATCCGAAGGAGGGCGCGATGGCGAGACCCGAAGAGGCGGCACAGCCGGAATGCATCCAGGGCGTGGTCAACTACCTCAACAAGGATACCGAAGCCCCCGCGAGCTACGGCGGCATGAGCCAGAAGGAGGCGGACCGCAAGCGCAGGGGCAAATACGAGAGCCATACGGTCACGATCCACAATGCGCGGCTCCTGGCCGCCGAGCTTTCGCTGGAGCGCGAGGGCTTCGTGTTCGTGCGCCACGACACGCAAATGAAGGACTTCTATGACCAGGAGGAGCTGCGCTCGGTCTACTACAAGGAGACCGAGGATCTGGTGAAGAAGACCTCCGGGGCGAAGCGCGTGGTGGTGTTCGACCACACGCTGCGCTCGGGCGACGAGGCCACGCGGGAGGCGAAGCAGGTGGGCGGCCCGGTGCGCGGCGCCCACAACGACTACACGGACTGGTCGGGGCCGCAGCGGGTGCGCGACCTCCTGCCGGACGAGGCCGAGGAGTTGCTCAAGGGGCGGTTCGCCGTGGTGCAGACCTGGCGCCCCATCAACCGGCCGGTGATACGGGATCCGCTGGCCATCTGCGACGCACGCAGCACCGGCATGGAGGGGGCCATACCCACCGCGCGCATCTACCCGGACCGGCGCGGCGAGACGCTCCACTACACCTTCAATCCCGACCATTACTGGTACTACTTCCCGCACATGGAGCGGCACGAAGCGGTGGTGTTCAAGACCTTCGAGTCCGAGAAGGACGGGCGCGCGCGCTGGACCCTGCACTCGGCCTTCGACGACCCGGACACGCCGTCCGATGCCCCGCCCCGCGAGAGCATCGAGATGCGCACCCTGGCGTTCTTCTAGCGTAACCCCGAAACCGTCATTCCGGGCTTGACCCGGAATCCAGGGGAGGAGGCGGGGCATTCCCGCCCGATGGGCATGTTTAGCAGGAGATCCACATGAGCAACTTCGACGTCGTGGAAACCACCATCGAGGCCGTCCACAAGGCCTACGAGTCGGGGCAGTTGACCCCGCGCGAACTGGTGCAGGCGTACATCGACCGCATCGAAGCGTACGACAAGAACGGCCCGGCCCTGAACTGCGTCATCACGGTCAACCCCAACGCCCTGGAGGAGGCCGACCGGCTCGGCGCCGCGCCCCGCGGCGGCCCGCTGCACGGCATTCCCGTCATCTTCAAGGACCAGGGGGACGCCAAGGGCATGCCCACCACCCTGGGCAGCGTCCTGTTCAAGGACTACTACCCCGACCGCGACTGCTTCGTGGTGGAGCAGCTCAAGAAGGCCGGCGCCATCATCCTGGCCAAGGCCACCCTGGGCGAACTGGGGGGCGGGGACACCCACGGCTCGCTCTTCGGCTCCAGCCGCAATCCCTACGACATCGAGCGCACGGTGGGCGGCTCCTCCGGCGGCTCGGGCGGTGCCGTGGCCGCCAACTTCTCCACCGTGGCCGTGGGCCAGGAAGGCTACGCCTCCATCCGCCGGCCGTCCACCTGGAACTGCGTCGCGGGCATGCGCCCCACGCCCGGGCTGGTGAGCCGGGGCGGCGTCTACGACGGCTGGCCCGACATGACCGGTTCCCTGGGCCCCATGGCGCGCACGGTCACCGACATGGCCAAGCTGTTGGACGTGATGGTGGGCTACGACCCCGACGACCCGGTGACCGCTCGCGGCGTCGGCCACGTCCCTCCGAGCTACACCGATTTCCTCGACGCCAAGGGACTCGGCGGCGCCCGCCTGGGAATTCTCCGGGAGCCCATGGGATACACCTCGGAGCCCGACACCGACGATTTCCGCCAGATCACCGAGGTCTTCGACAAGGCGGTGGCGGACCTCAAGGCCGCCGGAGCCGAGGTGGTGGACCCGGTGGAGATACCGCAGCTCAACGAGCTCCTGGCACAGCGGTCGTGGAACCCCAACAACGCCGACGAGGCGTTCAGGCTGTACTACGGCAGAAGCGCGAAGCGGCCGTTCGAATCGCGCCAGGAGGCCATGGCGTCGCCGGAGTTCGCCAAGGTCCACTACAACGCCCAGAACCGCTGGAAGGCGCCCCTGGACGCCGACAAGCACTACCAGTACCTGCTGGCGCGCGAGAAGCTCATGGGCAACCTGTTGAAGGTCATGGCCGACCACCGGCTCGACGCCATCGTGCACAAGTCGGTGGAACACCAGCCCACGGTCATCCGCGACGGCATTCAGCCGCCCTGGGTCAACATGCGCGGGGTGCCCCACATCAACACGTTCCTGATTTTCGTTTCGTCGGTAGTGGCTCCCGGAGGGTTCACCCGGGACGGCCTGCCGGGAGGCATCACCTTCCTGGGAAGGCCCTACGACGACGCGCGCATGATCCAGTTCGCCTACGCCTACGAGCAGGCCACGCACCACCGCAAGCCCCCGGCCACCACGCCGGCGCTGTGAGTCGTGTCGGAGAGGATCGAGCATGCCCCGCATACCGGAGCTGACCGAACGGGAGGCCATACCCGAAGACCAGCGCCACCACTATGACTCCATCATGGCGAGCCGGAAGCGCATCGGAGCGCCCTATGCCAACCTGCTCCATTGCCCGGACCTGGCGGCACGCACCGCGCACTTGGTGGGGTACTCGCTCTTCACCTCGGACTTCCCCCGCAAGGAGAAGGAACTGGTCATCTGCACGGTGGCCCGGGAGATGGACTGCGTGTACGAATGGGCCGCCCACTCCGGCCACGCCCTGGACGCGGGTGTGCGCGAGGAGGCGGTGGCGGCCATCCGTGACCGCAAGGCGCCCGAAGGGCTGAACGAGGACGAGGCCCCGTTCGTCCGGTACGTGCAGGAGCTGTTGCGGCCGCCGCACCGTGTCACCGAAGCCACCTTCGCGGCCTTGCGGGAGCGCCTCGGGGACCAACGGCTGGCGGAACTGACCGGCATCGTCGGCGGCTACGTCGGCCTGGCGTGCTCGCTCAACGCGTTTCGGATCGGCGCGCCCGAGGGCATGCCGGTGCTGCCCACGGGGTGAACGGCATGGCCAAGGCTTTGCGCGAGTCCGCGCTCGACACCGCGGTGGCGAGCGGCATCCCGGTGCTGGACCTGGCCGATTACCTCGCCGGTGTTCCCGGCGCGTTGACGCCCTTGGCCGCCGAACTGCGCCACGCCCTGGAGCGCGTGGGCTTCTACTACATCCACGGACACGGGGTGCCGCGGCGGCTCATCGACTCCGTGTTCACCGAATGCGCGCGCTTCCACGCGCAACCGCCGGACCGGAAAATGGCCGTTCGCGGCAACGAGCACAACGTGGGTTACATGCCGCTCAACGGCTACGTGTCCCGCAGCTCGCGCGTGGAGACGGCCACGCGTCCCAATTTCGTCGAGGCGTTCTTCCTCAAGCGCGATCTGCCCCTGGATCATCCGGACGTGGTGGCGGGGGTGCGCTACCGTTGCGCCAACCCGTGGCCCGACGCGCGGGTCCTGCCCGGCTTCCGGGAAACGGTGGTGGCGTATCTCGACGCCATGGAGGCGCTGTGCAAGCGCATGCTGCCGGTCTACGCCACGGCGCTGGAGCTGCCGCCGGACTACTTCGACGCAGCCTTCCGCGAGCCCCAGTACACCCTGCGGCTGTCCCACTACCCGCCCGAGGAGCAGGGTGACACCGACCAGTACGGCCTCGCGCCCCACACCGATTCGAGCTTCCTCACCATGCTGCCGCAGTCGGAGCTCCCCGGTCTGGCCATCGGCATGCCCTCGGGCGAGTGGGTGGAGGCGCCCGTCGTGCCCGGCACCTTCCTGGTCAACTCCGGGGACATGCTGCGCCGCTGGACCAACCACCGGTTCCTGTCCACGCCGCACCGGGTCATGAACCGCAACGCCGGCCGTGACCGCTACGCCATCCCGTTCTTCTTCGACGCCACCCACGACTTTCCCATGGCGTGTCTGCCTTCGTGTCACGGGCCGGGCGATCCGCCCCGTTATGAACCCATCACCTACGGCGAGTACATGCGCTGGTTCGCGCGCCAGTACGACCACGTGCGCGCCCGTGACAGCCACGAGCCCGCCGACCCCGGCGTGCCCACGGTCAGGTGATCCGAGCGGGAACGTGTAGTGGCGTCAATGTCAAGATTACATGTCAATTTGACAACACCTTCTGTGGATAAGGCCTGTGAATAATGCCCGGACGAGCAGAAAACCGCCCTATCCATCCGCGACCCAGCGGATTGCCCAATATCCGGGCAGCGGTTTTTTCCGGAATTTCAAGGAGTTGCGGAGAAAGGGCATCTTGGGCTTCCAACACGCGGACTCAATCCACTGCGCGAAGCGCGAACGGGTCGCCGGTAAGTGACTGATTTTCAACGGACATGAGCGGAAACGACAACCTCAAGGCGCTGCTACGGCCGCGATCCGTGGCGGTCGTGGGCGCGTCTCCCAAGGGGAGCACCGGTGGACGGATCCTGGGGAACCTGCTCGCGTCGGGCTTCCAGGGAGCGGTCTATCCGGTGAATCCCAACTACGGCGAGATCCGCGGCAAGGCGTGCTACGCGTCGGTGGCCGCGTTGCCGGAGACGCCGGACTGCGTGGTGGTGGCGCTGCCGGTTACGCGGGTGCTCGAAGTCATCGAGGAAGCGGTGAACGCGGGCGTACCCTCGGGCGTGGTCGTGGCCGAGGGCTTCGCGGACGGCGACACGGCGGCCGGACGGCGGCGCCAGGAGGAGCTTCAGCGTCTGGCGGCCGTTGGCGGGATGGCCGTGACCGGCCCCTGCTGCATGGGGCTGGCGAGCCTCAAGTACGGCTTCGCCAACTCCTATTTCTCCATCCCCGAGGACGCCGTGCCCGGCGGTGTCTCGCTCATCTCCCAGAGCGGCGGGCTGACCAACGCCGTCACCGAGTTGGGAGCGAGCCGGAACATCGGCTTCAACTACATCATCTCCAGCGGCAACGAGGCCGTGGTGGAGATGGCCGACTACATCGAGTACCTCGCCGACGATCCGGAGACGCAGGTGATCGCCTGCCTCATGGAGGGGGCCAAGGACGGCGCCAAGCTGCGGCGGGTGCTGGCGGCCGCCACCCGGAAGAAGCCCGTGGTGGTGCTGAAGCTCGGGCGCACCGAGTCCGGCCGGCGCGCCACCGTCGCCCACACAGGCACCCTGGCCGGGCGCCAGGAGGCCTACGCGGCCCTGTTCCGCGAGACCGGGGTGGCCCCGGTGGAAACCATCGACGAGCTGGTGGAGACCGCCGGCCTGTTCCTCCACGCGCGGTTGCCGGCGGGCGGCAAGGTCGTGTTCCTCACCATCTCCGGCGGAGCCACGGCGCTCATCAGCGACGTGAACGCGGCCGCGGGACTCCAGGTCCCGCCCTTGTCGGCGGCCCTCAACGGAAGGCTCCAGGAGATCCTCGGGGTGGAGGACCGCCCCTTCAGCAACCCCATCGACACCGTCGGCATGCCGCGCATCGAGCGCGGAGACAATCTCACGACGGTCCTCGACACGCTCCTGAACGACGACGGCGTCGATCTGGTCGGCATGGCCCTGAGCGCCAAGCGCACCACCGGCGCGGGCCAGCAGAAGCTGCTCGACCAGGCGGTGGCGTGCGCGACGAAGGCGGCGAAGCCGCTGTTCGTCCTGTCCCTCGCCTCCAACAGCCTCACCGGCGACTACCGGACGTTTTCCGCCGACACCGGCGTGCCCATCCTGGAGGACGTGGCCGGCGGCATGAAGGCGGTGCGCCGGCTGGTGGACTATGCGGCCCACCGCCGCCGGGTGAAGGGTCCGCGGACGCCCGCGACGTCGGTGGATTTCGAGGCACCCGAGCGCGCCGGTGCGCTGACCGAATACGAAAGCAAGCGGATTCTGGCCGGTACCGGCATCGTCACGACGCGGGAAGAGCTCGCCGAGAACCCGGAGCAGGCGGTGGACATCGCCGCGCGCCTCGGCCTCCCGGTGGCGCTCAAGGTCCAGTCGCCGGACGTGCCCCACAAGTCGGATGCCGGCGGGGTCCATCTGGGAGCCGAGAGCGCGGAGGAGGTGGAGGCGGCCTATCTGCGCGTGATGCGGAACGTCAAGACGGCGCATCCGGAGTCGCGCGTTGACGGCGTGCTGGTGCAGGAAATGGTCACCGACGGCCTGGAGGTCATCGTCGGCATGGTGCATGACGTGCAGTTCGGTCCGTTGGTGCTGCTCGGTCTGGGCGGCGTCTACGTCGAGGTGTTCAAGGACGCCGCCTTCCGGCTCGCGCCCGTGGACGAGAACGACGTGCGCGAGATGATCACGGAGCTGCGCGGCGCCGCCCTGTTTCGCGGCATCCGCGGCGCCAAGCCGCGGGACGTGGACGCGCTGGTGCAGTGCGTGGTCCGTTTCGGTGACTTCGTCGCCCACAACGCCGGCCGCTTTACCGCCGTGGAGATGAACCCCGTGATGGTGCGCCCCGAGGGGAGCGGATTGGCGGTGGCGGACGCGCTCATCACGGTGTCTTCCGAACAGGTCGGCAACAAGGAGCTTCAATGACCTACGACAACATCCTCTATGACGTGACCGACCACGTGGCCACCATCACCATCAACCGCCCCGAGTCCATGAACGCCATCAGCTACAAGGCACGGGACGAGTTGCATGACGCGTGCGGCCGGGTGTCCGCGGACCCCGACGTGTGGGCGTGCATCATCACGGGAGCGGGGGAGCGCGCCTTCTCCACGGGGCTCGACTTGAAGGAACGGGCGCGGGAAGTGGACGACTCCACGTTCTTCGACAAGCGCCGGGCGCGCGGCCGGGCGGGCAATCAAGGCCAGAACATGGTGGTGGCCGCGATGGACAAGCCCACCATCGCCGCCATCCGCGGCTACGCCGTGGGCGGCGGCCTGGAGTTGGCGCTGGCCTGCGATATCCGCGTCGCCGCCGAGGACGCCAAGCTGGGCATGTTCGAGGTGCGCCGCGGCCGCCTCGGCGGCGGCGGCGGCACCCAGCGCCTGCCACGCCTCGTCGGCATGGCCAAGGCGTTGGAGCTGTCCCTCACCGGGGAGGCCGTGGACGCCCACGAGGCGTTCCGCATCGGGCTGGTGAACAAGGTGGCGCCGGTGGACGGCTACATGGACGTGGCGCGCGAGATCGCCCGCAAGATCTGCCTGGGCGCGCCGCTGTCGGTCATCGCCATCAAGGAGGCCATCACCAAGGGCATGCAGCTCTCGCTGGACCATGGCCTCAAGCTCGAGAGCGAGCTGGGTCTGGCGCTCTCCACCACCGACGACCAGAAGGAAGGCTCCCGCGCCTTCGCCGAGAAGCGCCCGGCGGTGTGGAAGGGCCGGTAGGCGGAAAACCGGGCGGGAAGGGCAGAGACAGAGGAGGAACCATGAGCACGAACCTGAGCGGCAAATACGCCATCGTCGGCGTCGGCCAGAGCCCCCTGGGCAAGGTGCCGGAGATGGGGCCCATCGGCCTCTTCGCGGTAGCGGCCAAGAACGCCATCGAGGACGCCGGCCTCAAGAAGGAGGACGTGGACGGCCTCATCACCCGTGGGCCGGACGACGTCTACTGCCACCACCAGAAGGTGGGCGAGGCGCTCGGCCTCAACGTCACCTACAGCACCTCCACCGCCAACGGCGGCGCGAGCCAGACCATGGCCGTGGCCATGGCGTGCATGGCCATCGAGGCGGGCGTCTGCAACACCGTGGTGGTGGGCTACGGCCGCGACACCTGGTCGCGCACGCACCGCACCGCCGAGGCCAAGCAGGCGGTGGCCTCCCGGCCCCGGACCTACTCGGAGTTCGGCTCGGAGTTCGGCCAGTTCGGCGCGCCCGTGAACTACGCCGTGGCGGCGCGGCGCCACATGGAGCGCTTCGGCACCACCAAGGCGCAGTTGGGCGCCATCGCGGTGGCGTTCCGGAACCATGCGCGCAAGAACCCGCACGCCTTCATGCAGAAGCCGCTGACGCTGGAGGAGTACCTGAGCGCCCGGCTCATCGTCGACCCGCTGTGCCTGTACGACTGCAGCGTGTTCATCGACGGCGCCGGCGCGGTGGTGGTGACCAGCGCGGAGCGCGCGCGGGACCTCAGGCAGCCGCCGGCGTATGTCCTGGGCTTCGGCTTCGGCAACCGCCTGAGCGGCTGGTACGCCGACGACAACATGATCACCACCGGCGCCAAGGAGGCCGGGGAGGCGGCCTATGGGATGGCGGGCATCGGCCCCAAGGACGTGGACACCGCCCAGATCTACGACTGCTTCACCCACATGGTGCTGCTGCAGCTCGAGGACTACGGCTTCTGCGCCAAGGGCGAGGGCGGGCCGTTCGTCGGCTCCGGGGCGCTGGAAGCCGACGGCGTGCTTCCCACCAACACCTCCGGGGGCCAGCTTTCCGAGGGACACATCGAGGGCATGCTCCAGGTGCTGGAGGGCGCGAGGCAGGTGCGCCGCGAACACACTCCCGAGCGGCAGGTCAAGGACTGCAACATCGCCCTGGTGAGCGGCCACGGCGGCAACACCGTGTGCCAGTCGGCGCTCATCCTGGGGAGGGAAGCGGGATGAGCGATTACAACAAGCCGCTGCCGCCGCCGTCGGTGGAATCCGAGCCCTTCTGGGAAGGCTGCAAGCGCCACGAGCTGCTGGTGCCGCGCTGTGACGCCTGCTCGCACCACTGGTTCCCGCCGGCCGCCACCTGCCCCCAGTGCTGGAGCACGGAGTGGACCTGGGCCCGGGTGAGCGGCAAGGGCAGGATCTACTCCTTCGGCGTCTACCACCGGGCCTACGACAAGGGCTTCGCCGAAGAGCTGCCCTACGCCCTGGTGATCGTGGAGCTGGACGAGGGGCCGCGGCTGACCACCAATGTCGTGGGGTGCAAGGCCGACGAGCTGAGCTGCGACATGCCCGTGGAGGTAGTCTTCGACGACGTCACCGAGGACCGTACACTGTACAAGTTCAAGCCGGTTGACAATGGCTAGAGGGGAACTCTGATCGAATTCCGCCGAGCCGGATGGCGTCCCGAGCGTAGCGGAGCGAAGTCGAGGGACGCCATGATGATTGCCAAGCGTTTGCTTGAACGGAGGTAACCATGCTGCACAGCACCGAACGCATTCTCGTCACCCACACCGGCAGCCTGCCGCGCCCGCGACAGCTCATCGATATGATACTCGCGGAGAACGAAGGCCGGCCCGTCGATCCGGCGGAGTACGAGGACAAGCTCCTGAGCGCGGTCCACGACATCGTGCGCCTGCAGATGGACCTCGGCGTCGACATCGTCGACGACGGCGAGCTCAGCAAGCGCGGATTCGCGGTCTACGCCCACCAGCGGCTCGACGGCCTCACCCCGACCGGCCGGGTGCGGGTGTCGCCTTGGGACAACTCCCGGGAATCGCAGGCGTTCCCGGAGCACTACGGGTACTACAGCCCGGTGCCGGGAGCCAAGCCCAACCCCAGCAACATGCAGATGGTCTGCACCGGCCCCATCGCCTACAAGGCCCAGGAGCGGGTGGTGCAGGACCTGGCGAACCTGAAGGCGGCGGTGCAGGAAGCCGGTGCCGCGGAGGCCTTCGTGCCGGCCATCTCCCCCTGCGACGTGGCCGGCAACCAGGAGAACGAGTACTACAAGAGCGACGAGGAGCTCCTGTTCGCCATCGCCGAAGCCCTCAGCGTGGAATACCAAGCCATCGTCGACGCCGGCTTCCTGCTCCAGATCGACGACCCGCTGCTCATCAACTACTACGTCAAGAACCCGGACCTGAGCGTGGCGCAGTGCCGCGCCTGGGCCGAAGGGCAGATCGAGGCCATCAACCACGCCTTGCGGAACATCCCCGAGGACCGGGTGCGCTACCACACCTGCTACGGCATCAACATGGGCCCCCGAGTCCACGACATGG
Coding sequences:
- a CDS encoding thiolase family protein, which translates into the protein MSTNLSGKYAIVGVGQSPLGKVPEMGPIGLFAVAAKNAIEDAGLKKEDVDGLITRGPDDVYCHHQKVGEALGLNVTYSTSTANGGASQTMAVAMACMAIEAGVCNTVVVGYGRDTWSRTHRTAEAKQAVASRPRTYSEFGSEFGQFGAPVNYAVAARRHMERFGTTKAQLGAIAVAFRNHARKNPHAFMQKPLTLEEYLSARLIVDPLCLYDCSVFIDGAGAVVVTSAERARDLRQPPAYVLGFGFGNRLSGWYADDNMITTGAKEAGEAAYGMAGIGPKDVDTAQIYDCFTHMVLLQLEDYGFCAKGEGGPFVGSGALEADGVLPTNTSGGQLSEGHIEGMLQVLEGARQVRREHTPERQVKDCNIALVSGHGGNTVCQSALILGREAG
- a CDS encoding carboxymuconolactone decarboxylase family protein is translated as MPRIPELTEREAIPEDQRHHYDSIMASRKRIGAPYANLLHCPDLAARTAHLVGYSLFTSDFPRKEKELVICTVAREMDCVYEWAAHSGHALDAGVREEAVAAIRDRKAPEGLNEDEAPFVRYVQELLRPPHRVTEATFAALRERLGDQRLAELTGIVGGYVGLACSLNAFRIGAPEGMPVLPTG
- a CDS encoding acetate--CoA ligase family protein, which translates into the protein MSGNDNLKALLRPRSVAVVGASPKGSTGGRILGNLLASGFQGAVYPVNPNYGEIRGKACYASVAALPETPDCVVVALPVTRVLEVIEEAVNAGVPSGVVVAEGFADGDTAAGRRRQEELQRLAAVGGMAVTGPCCMGLASLKYGFANSYFSIPEDAVPGGVSLISQSGGLTNAVTELGASRNIGFNYIISSGNEAVVEMADYIEYLADDPETQVIACLMEGAKDGAKLRRVLAAATRKKPVVVLKLGRTESGRRATVAHTGTLAGRQEAYAALFRETGVAPVETIDELVETAGLFLHARLPAGGKVVFLTISGGATALISDVNAAAGLQVPPLSAALNGRLQEILGVEDRPFSNPIDTVGMPRIERGDNLTTVLDTLLNDDGVDLVGMALSAKRTTGAGQQKLLDQAVACATKAAKPLFVLSLASNSLTGDYRTFSADTGVPILEDVAGGMKAVRRLVDYAAHRRRVKGPRTPATSVDFEAPERAGALTEYESKRILAGTGIVTTREELAENPEQAVDIAARLGLPVALKVQSPDVPHKSDAGGVHLGAESAEEVEAAYLRVMRNVKTAHPESRVDGVLVQEMVTDGLEVIVGMVHDVQFGPLVLLGLGGVYVEVFKDAAFRLAPVDENDVREMITELRGAALFRGIRGAKPRDVDALVQCVVRFGDFVAHNAGRFTAVEMNPVMVRPEGSGLAVADALITVSSEQVGNKELQ
- a CDS encoding CmcJ/NvfI family oxidoreductase: MARPEEAAQPECIQGVVNYLNKDTEAPASYGGMSQKEADRKRRGKYESHTVTIHNARLLAAELSLEREGFVFVRHDTQMKDFYDQEELRSVYYKETEDLVKKTSGAKRVVVFDHTLRSGDEATREAKQVGGPVRGAHNDYTDWSGPQRVRDLLPDEAEELLKGRFAVVQTWRPINRPVIRDPLAICDARSTGMEGAIPTARIYPDRRGETLHYTFNPDHYWYYFPHMERHEAVVFKTFESEKDGRARWTLHSAFDDPDTPSDAPPRESIEMRTLAFF
- a CDS encoding amidohydrolase family protein, producing MADNGTLAGCEVIISSDSHVMEPSDALVERAPKSFKDQVPRFPQLKLGESFQTQPGGSDPNKRITEMETDGVSAEVLFPTYLLPHFAMDDAKLQEVSFRAYNDWVMDYCSVAPNRLVGVAAISMYDIDHAVAELERAAKAGLKGSLIWQAPHADLPFRSDHYEKFWAASADLELPVHLHILTGHGYHKQTVFGNKRIGVEPYRGSVNLKLQEIINAVFDFIFYGIMERHPKLKFVCVENEIGWMPFMLQQWDYYWNRFKGENPISITKNPSEYFVDQFYGTFFRDTVAGHNFEWWGQDNCMWSNDYPHANSTWPESKRYIDRDLGHLPSDIRKKLVYTNVRNLYQLDIPHPVQ
- a CDS encoding amidohydrolase family protein; this translates as MARNGFKVFDSDMHIMEPTDLWSRYMPPEFQAQAPLGRTSENVRDLGLSFPDKAAEVRRTGTEEHRGRNYEKNQNTYRDHSGRGWTGEVQLEAMDVEGIDAAVLFPTRGLHVLTFPGHTPQFAAALARAYNDWLHDFCRADPNRLFGAGMISVYDINDAVEETRRVVGEYGFRTVFLRSNVVNGKPLHDPYYEPLWNTLEELALPIGFHEATTSRAAQAGEQFEPNFGLRRVYSQPLEQMMGLGSFVGGGVLARHPRLRVAFLEANCSWLPWLLWRFDEGFEREGDVYMPDLDRKPSDYFKDQCWISIEPDETPARFTIEEFGYDQLVFSTDYPHGDSKYPHAVEGFLELDLSDEAKRKILWDNCARFYGFD
- a CDS encoding enoyl-CoA hydratase/isomerase family protein — translated: MTYDNILYDVTDHVATITINRPESMNAISYKARDELHDACGRVSADPDVWACIITGAGERAFSTGLDLKERAREVDDSTFFDKRRARGRAGNQGQNMVVAAMDKPTIAAIRGYAVGGGLELALACDIRVAAEDAKLGMFEVRRGRLGGGGGTQRLPRLVGMAKALELSLTGEAVDAHEAFRIGLVNKVAPVDGYMDVAREIARKICLGAPLSVIAIKEAITKGMQLSLDHGLKLESELGLALSTTDDQKEGSRAFAEKRPAVWKGR
- a CDS encoding isopenicillin N synthase family oxygenase — protein: MAKALRESALDTAVASGIPVLDLADYLAGVPGALTPLAAELRHALERVGFYYIHGHGVPRRLIDSVFTECARFHAQPPDRKMAVRGNEHNVGYMPLNGYVSRSSRVETATRPNFVEAFFLKRDLPLDHPDVVAGVRYRCANPWPDARVLPGFRETVVAYLDAMEALCKRMLPVYATALELPPDYFDAAFREPQYTLRLSHYPPEEQGDTDQYGLAPHTDSSFLTMLPQSELPGLAIGMPSGEWVEAPVVPGTFLVNSGDMLRRWTNHRFLSTPHRVMNRNAGRDRYAIPFFFDATHDFPMACLPSCHGPGDPPRYEPITYGEYMRWFARQYDHVRARDSHEPADPGVPTVR
- a CDS encoding amidase family protein is translated as MSNFDVVETTIEAVHKAYESGQLTPRELVQAYIDRIEAYDKNGPALNCVITVNPNALEEADRLGAAPRGGPLHGIPVIFKDQGDAKGMPTTLGSVLFKDYYPDRDCFVVEQLKKAGAIILAKATLGELGGGDTHGSLFGSSRNPYDIERTVGGSSGGSGGAVAANFSTVAVGQEGYASIRRPSTWNCVAGMRPTPGLVSRGGVYDGWPDMTGSLGPMARTVTDMAKLLDVMVGYDPDDPVTARGVGHVPPSYTDFLDAKGLGGARLGILREPMGYTSEPDTDDFRQITEVFDKAVADLKAAGAEVVDPVEIPQLNELLAQRSWNPNNADEAFRLYYGRSAKRPFESRQEAMASPEFAKVHYNAQNRWKAPLDADKHYQYLLAREKLMGNLLKVMADHRLDAIVHKSVEHQPTVIRDGIQPPWVNMRGVPHINTFLIFVSSVVAPGGFTRDGLPGGITFLGRPYDDARMIQFAYAYEQATHHRKPPATTPAL